A single window of Methanoregula sp. DNA harbors:
- a CDS encoding serine/threonine protein phosphatase: MPVSAEHIRSLHKYELRILSIIERWMKRYSWVPLEQIKTSIGLSESETDYRLRRLIGWGMVRFNPVPYDGYALVSGGYDTLALHALTKKGTISALGSLIGEGKESVVHEAIGLCPVAIKFHRVGQRSFASARTNREYMPDGGHFPWIFASSRSAEREYAALCALHPKVSVPVPVDRNRHAVVMSLVAGPNLNRCRLDDPKKMLDEILTNVRSAYRAGIIHADLSEFNIMVEDGRCIIIDWPQWVESGHPNAQQVLQRDIGNILAYFKRKYKVASSPEDTLECVTG, encoded by the coding sequence ATGCCCGTTTCCGCCGAGCATATCCGCTCCCTGCACAAGTACGAACTTCGCATCCTTTCCATCATCGAACGCTGGATGAAGCGGTACTCGTGGGTGCCTCTGGAGCAGATCAAAACCTCGATCGGTCTGTCGGAATCGGAGACGGACTACCGGCTCCGGCGGCTTATCGGCTGGGGGATGGTACGTTTCAACCCGGTACCGTATGACGGGTACGCGCTCGTATCCGGGGGATATGACACGCTTGCCCTGCACGCGCTCACCAAGAAAGGGACGATCTCGGCGCTCGGTTCCCTGATCGGCGAGGGGAAGGAGTCGGTTGTGCACGAGGCGATCGGGCTCTGCCCGGTTGCAATCAAGTTCCACCGGGTCGGGCAGCGGTCGTTTGCGTCAGCCCGGACCAACCGCGAGTACATGCCGGACGGCGGGCACTTCCCGTGGATCTTCGCGTCCAGCCGGTCTGCTGAACGGGAGTATGCGGCCCTTTGTGCCCTGCACCCGAAAGTGAGCGTGCCCGTGCCTGTGGACAGGAACAGGCATGCGGTGGTTATGTCGCTTGTTGCCGGGCCCAACCTGAACCGGTGCCGGCTCGATGACCCCAAAAAGATGCTTGACGAGATCTTAACTAACGTCCGCTCGGCCTACAGGGCGGGGATCATCCATGCAGACCTCTCAGAGTTCAATATCATGGTCGAGGATGGGCGGTGCATCATCATCGACTGGCCCCAGTGGGTGGAATCCGGCCACCCGAATGCGCAGCAGGTGTTGCAGAGGGATATCGGGAACATCCTGGCATATTTCAAAAGAAAATACAAGGTCGCATCCAGCCCGGAGGACACGTTAGAATGCGTGACCGGTTGA
- the thiL gene encoding thiamine-phosphate kinase: MDDRTLLKTVMGIVGRDRCLDDCAILPFGDQVMVVTTDMLHATTDFVGGMTDWQIGWMSAAVTLSDIAGMGAAPRYVLLAVGLDRWEQLAGVMQGAQDCCTKYGAEIIGGDIDRHCELTIVSTGLGFVGNEHLVRRTGAKTGDLVCVTGTCGQAQAFLEGYPQHRKALFEPQPRVAEGQALGCAGVSAMMDVSDGIALSLYDLADANNCGFRIESAELPLPAGIPEAQARELALHGGGDYELIFTCPRGKHPVAGVGYTVIGEVTSDCRVLCDGQVLEKRGYQHTWA; this comes from the coding sequence GTGGATGACCGGACGCTGTTGAAAACCGTGATGGGGATTGTAGGGCGGGACCGCTGCCTCGACGATTGTGCGATACTGCCGTTTGGCGACCAGGTGATGGTGGTGACAACAGACATGCTCCATGCCACGACCGATTTTGTTGGCGGAATGACCGACTGGCAGATCGGGTGGATGAGCGCCGCTGTCACCCTGTCGGATATCGCGGGCATGGGGGCAGCCCCCCGCTACGTGCTTCTTGCTGTCGGGCTTGACCGGTGGGAGCAGCTTGCCGGCGTCATGCAGGGTGCGCAGGACTGCTGTACAAAATACGGGGCTGAGATCATCGGCGGAGACATCGACCGGCACTGCGAACTCACCATTGTCAGCACGGGGCTGGGCTTTGTCGGAAACGAACACCTTGTACGGCGCACTGGTGCTAAAACCGGAGACCTCGTATGTGTTACCGGCACCTGCGGGCAGGCGCAGGCATTTCTTGAGGGGTACCCGCAACACAGGAAAGCCCTGTTTGAACCGCAGCCCCGTGTCGCCGAAGGGCAGGCACTCGGGTGTGCGGGTGTGTCAGCGATGATGGATGTGAGCGATGGGATTGCGCTCTCGTTGTACGACCTTGCCGATGCCAACAACTGCGGATTTCGGATCGAATCGGCAGAGTTGCCGCTCCCTGCCGGAATACCGGAAGCACAGGCACGGGAGCTCGCGCTCCATGGTGGCGGCGACTACGAACTGATATTCACCTGCCCCAGAGGAAAGCACCCTGTTGCCGGGGTCGGGTATACTGTTATCGGCGAGGTGACCTCAGACTGCCGCGTGCTCTGCGACGGGCAGGTGCTGGAGAAGCGGGGGTACCAGCACACATGGGCCTGA
- a CDS encoding TIGR00269 family protein: MRCDKCRRGAIILQRYSGLHLCEDHFIADFEAKAKRAIRTHHWMKSGDHIAVALSGGKDSSSLLYFLKKLTAQRRDITLSAITVDEGIGGYRDPSRAVHIAGSLGTDCMTATFRDEYGVTVDEIVAKKGDACSCSYCGVLRRSLINRIAREQGVTKLALGFNLDDEAQSVLMNVLRGDIGRLLRPQREVAGMVPRIRPFIYIPEREVALYAHLHVKGFERGRCPYAHNALRADVRAMLNDYAFRHPSTKYSLVNGGERLAEARVAVSEEIRTCEQCGEPCGITCRSCQIIREVLGSAT, translated from the coding sequence ATGCGGTGCGACAAATGCAGGCGCGGGGCGATCATACTACAGCGGTATTCGGGGTTGCACCTCTGTGAAGACCATTTTATCGCCGACTTTGAGGCAAAGGCAAAACGCGCCATCCGCACCCACCACTGGATGAAGAGCGGCGACCATATCGCGGTGGCGCTCTCCGGGGGAAAAGACAGCAGCTCCCTGCTCTATTTTTTAAAAAAACTGACCGCACAGCGCCGTGATATCACCCTGTCGGCGATCACGGTTGATGAAGGCATCGGGGGATACCGTGACCCTTCCCGGGCAGTACACATCGCCGGATCGCTGGGAACCGACTGCATGACCGCGACATTCCGGGACGAGTACGGTGTCACGGTCGACGAGATCGTGGCAAAAAAGGGTGACGCCTGCTCCTGCTCGTACTGCGGAGTGCTCAGGCGCTCGCTGATTAACCGGATCGCACGGGAGCAAGGCGTGACAAAACTCGCGCTGGGGTTCAACCTCGATGATGAGGCACAGTCGGTGCTCATGAACGTGCTGCGGGGGGACATCGGCCGGCTGCTCCGCCCGCAGCGGGAAGTCGCGGGCATGGTGCCGCGGATCCGCCCGTTCATATACATTCCGGAACGCGAGGTCGCGCTCTACGCCCACCTGCACGTGAAGGGATTTGAACGGGGGCGCTGCCCCTATGCCCACAACGCCCTGCGTGCGGATGTGCGGGCGATGCTCAACGACTATGCGTTCCGGCACCCGTCCACGAAATATTCACTGGTGAACGGCGGCGAACGCCTTGCTGAAGCCAGGGTAGCGGTGAGCGAAGAGATCCGGACCTGTGAACAGTGCGGAGAGCCCTGCGGCATCACGTGCCGGAGCTGCCAGATCATAAGGGAGGTACTCGGTAGTGCCACATAA
- a CDS encoding DUF460 domain-containing protein → MRDRLKVFGIDIIKGSVRSKSRRPMYALVRMEGQLIASESEVSMFRLFRLLSAEQPDILAVDSLQEIAADQHELFFFLQHLPPQTRLVQVTGGERKETLGKVAARYNISFDRFDPFAEARTSAQVASLGAGAEVIAFENETEVVVSRHRSPGKGGWSQNRYVRKIHGGVQRKGREIEQILIASGLRYEKKETRAFGGCSRVAFRVFSVRDQIPVSTYRGADVQVRISGKRLDRIRFRPLTGKPRYLIVGIDPGTTTAVAAIDLDGNLLHLASSRQMNMSDVVESLYKVGKPLIIASDVQEMPFSVEKIRRAFSAIAHSPRQDMSVESKIDLTSAFQYANDHERDALSAALDAYRQYRNKFQNLAKRVPPGHDLDEVRARVIRGQALEQVLGDLKVKVEAPVSATGPVVTVDGKHDERVRVLDGMVKRLRTYVAELQEEIKERNYEIQRLQSRLRRVHTARDTELARDTGIVQRDTIIQSLKKRLRKEERHNRSLKKRLGRKKESEEITLEGEAVPVKVLDALTKDGLFQLAGEAGIEEGDVIYVTRTDGWGRSVVKDLADAGVTAVIVSAPSLAACDPQMLPSFRESGVPLLSGTETHAQVKGKIGRVPKEALDAALDRWREEQELRERAKKSAMVEHIFKEYKSERGKEVRKGG, encoded by the coding sequence ATGCGTGACCGGTTGAAGGTCTTTGGAATCGACATCATCAAAGGCTCAGTACGGTCAAAGTCCCGCCGCCCCATGTACGCCCTTGTCCGCATGGAGGGGCAGCTGATAGCGAGCGAAAGCGAAGTCTCGATGTTCCGGCTCTTCCGCCTGCTCTCGGCTGAACAGCCCGATATCCTTGCTGTGGACAGCCTGCAGGAGATTGCAGCTGACCAGCACGAACTCTTCTTTTTTCTCCAGCACCTCCCCCCGCAGACACGCCTTGTTCAGGTAACAGGCGGCGAACGCAAGGAGACGCTCGGAAAAGTTGCAGCCCGTTACAACATCAGCTTCGACCGGTTTGATCCCTTCGCGGAGGCACGGACCTCGGCCCAGGTCGCATCCCTTGGAGCCGGTGCCGAGGTTATAGCATTTGAGAACGAGACCGAGGTCGTGGTAAGCCGGCACCGCTCCCCGGGCAAGGGCGGATGGAGCCAGAACCGGTATGTTAGGAAGATCCATGGCGGAGTGCAGCGCAAAGGCCGGGAGATCGAACAGATCCTGATCGCATCCGGCTTGAGGTACGAGAAGAAGGAGACCCGGGCGTTCGGCGGGTGCAGCCGTGTCGCATTCCGGGTATTTTCCGTGCGGGACCAGATCCCCGTGTCCACGTACCGCGGCGCCGATGTTCAGGTTCGGATCAGCGGCAAACGGCTAGACAGGATAAGGTTCCGCCCGCTCACCGGGAAGCCCCGGTACCTTATCGTGGGGATTGACCCTGGTACGACCACCGCTGTTGCTGCAATTGACCTTGACGGCAACCTGCTCCATCTTGCCAGCTCCCGGCAGATGAACATGTCCGATGTGGTTGAATCGCTATACAAGGTTGGAAAACCGTTGATCATTGCCTCGGATGTACAGGAGATGCCGTTTTCGGTGGAAAAGATCCGGCGGGCGTTCTCCGCAATCGCGCATTCCCCCCGGCAGGATATGAGCGTGGAATCAAAGATAGACCTGACCTCTGCATTCCAGTACGCAAACGACCATGAGCGTGACGCGCTCTCGGCTGCGCTCGACGCGTACCGGCAGTACCGAAACAAGTTCCAGAACCTTGCAAAGCGGGTGCCGCCCGGTCATGACCTTGACGAGGTGCGGGCGCGGGTGATCCGCGGGCAGGCGCTGGAGCAGGTGCTCGGGGACCTCAAGGTCAAAGTGGAAGCGCCCGTATCTGCTACCGGACCCGTGGTTACAGTCGATGGGAAACATGACGAAAGGGTGCGGGTGCTTGACGGGATGGTAAAACGACTTCGCACTTATGTTGCCGAGCTGCAGGAAGAGATCAAGGAACGCAATTACGAGATCCAGCGCCTCCAGTCAAGGTTGCGCCGTGTCCACACCGCCCGGGACACAGAGCTTGCAAGGGATACCGGTATTGTCCAGCGGGATACAATTATCCAGAGCCTCAAAAAACGCCTCAGGAAAGAGGAACGGCACAACAGATCCCTTAAAAAAAGGCTCGGGCGAAAAAAAGAGTCAGAGGAAATTACCCTGGAAGGAGAAGCCGTCCCTGTCAAGGTGCTGGATGCGCTGACAAAAGACGGGCTCTTCCAGCTCGCCGGGGAGGCAGGGATTGAAGAAGGGGATGTGATCTATGTCACCCGCACCGACGGGTGGGGCAGGAGCGTGGTCAAGGACCTTGCTGATGCCGGGGTTACTGCAGTCATTGTATCCGCCCCCTCTCTTGCGGCATGCGACCCGCAGATGCTCCCCTCATTCAGGGAGTCCGGAGTCCCGCTCCTCTCCGGTACGGAGACCCACGCACAGGTGAAAGGAAAGATCGGCCGCGTGCCAAAAGAGGCACTCGATGCCGCGCTCGACCGGTGGCGTGAGGAACAGGAGCTGCGTGAACGGGCGAAGAAATCAGCAATGGTCGAGCACATCTTCAAGGAGTACAAGAGCGAACGGGGTAAGGAGGTGCGCAAGGGTGGATGA